In a single window of the Helicobacter felis ATCC 49179 genome:
- a CDS encoding HlyD family secretion protein gives MAKTSNKGILVLIVVVFLGILGWLGTLYYQAYTHKEERLQGFIEAREYSVSSKLAGRIEKVVVKKGDRIKKGDLVFSINSPEVQAKLLQASSSHKAAQALRDEVLKGSRTQSIQGARDVYRAAKAQSDLAQETYRRVQELYDKGVASLQKRDEAYAAFQSATYNKEAAFQQYQLAREGASHESKVAAKEKEQAALGQLNEVQVFLRDKNAYSPIDGEVSNVILYGGELSPKGFPVVLVTDTAHAWLNLSVPEKYLKKFSVGSVFKGYVPALDQELQFKVTYVSVMGDFATWKSTSASKSYDMRSFSIEATPLSEMARLRVGMSVLVNP, from the coding sequence ATGGCGAAAACATCAAATAAGGGTATTTTAGTTCTCATCGTGGTGGTCTTTTTAGGAATTTTGGGGTGGCTGGGCACTCTTTATTACCAAGCCTATACCCACAAAGAAGAGCGTTTACAGGGCTTTATTGAGGCTCGAGAATACAGCGTGAGTTCTAAGCTTGCCGGGCGCATTGAAAAGGTAGTGGTTAAAAAGGGGGATCGCATCAAAAAAGGCGATCTAGTCTTTAGTATTAATAGTCCTGAAGTCCAAGCCAAACTTTTACAAGCCAGTTCTAGCCACAAAGCCGCCCAAGCCCTGCGCGATGAGGTGTTAAAGGGAAGCCGCACCCAAAGCATTCAGGGTGCAAGAGATGTGTATCGGGCCGCTAAGGCACAGAGCGATCTAGCACAAGAAACTTATAGACGAGTCCAAGAACTCTATGATAAGGGCGTAGCGAGCTTGCAGAAAAGAGATGAAGCCTATGCGGCCTTTCAGAGCGCGACCTATAACAAGGAAGCCGCTTTCCAACAATACCAGCTAGCGCGCGAGGGGGCCAGCCATGAGAGCAAGGTTGCTGCTAAAGAAAAAGAACAAGCTGCACTAGGACAACTTAATGAAGTGCAGGTATTCTTGCGCGATAAAAATGCCTATAGCCCCATTGATGGAGAAGTGAGCAATGTGATTCTCTATGGGGGCGAGTTGAGCCCTAAGGGTTTTCCGGTAGTTTTAGTTACAGACACCGCGCATGCGTGGCTTAATCTCAGTGTGCCTGAAAAATATTTGAAAAAATTTAGCGTAGGCTCTGTGTTTAAAGGCTATGTTCCAGCCTTAGATCAAGAATTGCAATTTAAAGTAACTTATGTGAGCGTGATGGGAGATTTTGCAACATGGAAGAGCACGAGCGCGAGCAAGAGTTATGACATGCGCTCTTTTAGCATTGAGGCAACCCCTTTGAGCGAAATGGCGCGCTTGCGGGTGGGCATGAGCGTGTTGGTCAATCCTTAA
- a CDS encoding BspA family leucine-rich repeat surface protein — protein sequence MSYLFCLQAPLEKKGICTPYRENFSGIETWDVSHVENMEGMFMNQVHFNHSLKRWNTGHVRNFSYMFANATSFNQPLNSWNTSRGVDFSYMFANATSFNQPLNSWNTSRGVDFSYMFYQAKSFNQPLSRWNRWQREHSPPQNFSYMFANATQFKQNILMWKNLENAQTQGMFLGTKVKTPFSPLSQDIPPNLLKFLHYPKNKKELIALLKDSTIPLESINTGLVEDMSYLFCDKENIYTRLKQLPIRNGSLWATRDSEYNQILEFYHRCTTLENRTNLEGIETWDVSHVKNMEAIFMGRKVGVSLNNWDTSSVINMKAAFAFTAFNQPLDMWEMQHVQDSSFMFYGSRDFNQPLEDWDVSRIQNMSYMFSLTYHFNGNITTWKPASATNLQGMFKYATAFNQPIGSWDVSHVNNMSYLFYGAFMFNQPLNTWDVSRVTDMQKMFFYAKSFNQDISSWNTKKVTNMYKMFAYTKSFSQDLSRWHLDQANVRCMFFHATGMKTFGIAYNLNCS from the coding sequence ATGAGCTATCTGTTTTGTTTGCAAGCACCCCTAGAAAAAAAAGGAATTTGCACCCCTTATCGAGAGAATTTTTCTGGGATTGAAACTTGGGATGTAAGTCATGTGGAAAATATGGAAGGCATGTTTATGAATCAGGTGCATTTCAACCACTCTTTAAAACGCTGGAACACGGGTCATGTAAGAAACTTTAGTTACATGTTTGCCAACGCCACTAGCTTTAACCAACCCTTAAACTCTTGGAACACTTCTAGAGGTGTGGATTTTAGTTACATGTTTGCCAACGCCACTAGCTTTAACCAACCCTTAAACTCTTGGAACACTTCTAGAGGTGTGGATTTTAGTTACATGTTTTATCAGGCCAAGAGTTTCAATCAACCTCTTAGTCGTTGGAATCGTTGGCAACGCGAGCACAGCCCCCCTCAAAATTTTAGCTACATGTTTGCCAACGCTACACAATTCAAACAAAATATTCTTATGTGGAAGAATTTAGAAAATGCCCAAACACAAGGCATGTTTTTAGGGACAAAGGTCAAAACGCCATTTTCGCCCCTCTCTCAAGATATACCTCCAAACCTCTTAAAATTCCTCCATTATCCTAAAAACAAAAAAGAACTTATCGCGCTTTTAAAAGATTCAACGATCCCTTTGGAAAGCATTAACACCGGCCTTGTAGAAGACATGAGCTATCTTTTTTGCGACAAAGAAAATATTTATACGCGCCTCAAACAACTACCCATTAGAAATGGATCTTTATGGGCAACACGCGACAGCGAATATAATCAAATCTTAGAATTCTATCACCGTTGCACTACCTTAGAGAATCGCACAAATTTAGAGGGAATTGAAACATGGGATGTCAGTCATGTTAAAAATATGGAAGCGATTTTTATGGGGCGCAAGGTGGGTGTCTCGCTCAATAACTGGGATACAAGCAGTGTGATCAATATGAAAGCAGCTTTTGCTTTTACGGCTTTTAATCAGCCTTTGGACATGTGGGAAATGCAACATGTCCAAGATAGCAGCTTTATGTTCTATGGTTCTAGAGACTTCAACCAACCACTAGAAGACTGGGATGTGAGTCGCATTCAAAACATGAGCTATATGTTCAGTCTCACTTATCATTTTAATGGCAATATCACAACTTGGAAGCCTGCAAGCGCGACAAATTTACAAGGAATGTTTAAGTACGCGACCGCATTTAACCAACCTATTGGCTCTTGGGATGTTAGCCATGTCAATAATATGTCCTATCTTTTTTATGGGGCCTTTATGTTTAACCAACCCCTCAATACTTGGGATGTGAGTCGTGTAACAGACATGCAAAAAATGTTTTTCTATGCCAAGAGTTTCAATCAAGATATTTCTAGTTGGAATACCAAGAAAGTTACCAATATGTACAAAATGTTTGCCTATACCAAAAGTTTTAGTCAGGATTTGAGCAGATGGCATCTTGATCAGGCGAATGTCCGGTGCATGTTCTTCCATGCAACTGGAATGAAAACCTTTGGTATTGCTTATAATCTAAACTGCAGTTAA
- a CDS encoding hemolysin family protein — MLLLALLLVLLNAFFVLSEFAIVKVRRSKLEELSLHNNQNAILALKINASLNTYLSATQLGVTLASLGLGWLGEPAIAHFITLFLQKWIRFESLYVVAHSLSVVIAFSFITLLHVILGEIVPKSIAIVRAESVVLWIARPLHAFWLISYPIVNLFDFLAKIVLKIFGIEPQHDSTHSEEELKIIVGESLKGGVIDFVEEEIIKNAVDFSDTSAREVMTPRNDMVCIDLKCSYKDNIQTMLKHPFTRYPCCDGNKDNVLGMIHIKDVLSASLLDPQDTQNFKNLLKEMLIVPESASISQILLKMNNKRVYTALVVDEYGGTSGLLTMDDIIKEIMGNISDAQDLSKEGIKRLDENTFECDGMVDLENMAELLKVKFDPDYEQVTLGGYVFSLLERLPEVGDVVGDAHCIFEVLDMDKARIKKLKLMKKNL, encoded by the coding sequence ATGCTTCTTTTAGCTCTTTTATTAGTTTTACTGAACGCTTTTTTTGTGCTCTCTGAGTTTGCTATTGTCAAGGTGAGACGCTCTAAACTTGAAGAGTTGAGCTTACACAATAATCAAAACGCCATCTTGGCTCTTAAAATCAACGCCTCTTTAAATACCTATCTAAGCGCGACACAGTTAGGAGTTACCCTTGCGTCCTTGGGTTTGGGCTGGTTGGGCGAACCAGCCATTGCACATTTTATTACGCTTTTTTTACAAAAATGGATTCGTTTTGAGAGTTTATATGTCGTGGCGCATAGTCTTAGCGTGGTGATCGCCTTTAGCTTCATCACGCTTTTACATGTGATTTTGGGCGAGATTGTGCCTAAATCTATTGCGATTGTGCGCGCTGAGAGTGTGGTGTTGTGGATCGCGCGCCCCTTGCATGCTTTTTGGCTGATCTCTTATCCCATTGTCAATCTTTTTGACTTCTTGGCTAAGATTGTGCTCAAAATTTTTGGCATTGAGCCTCAACATGACAGCACGCATTCTGAAGAAGAACTAAAAATCATCGTGGGGGAGAGTCTTAAAGGGGGTGTGATCGATTTTGTCGAAGAAGAGATCATCAAAAATGCGGTGGACTTCTCTGATACCAGCGCTAGAGAGGTGATGACTCCTAGAAATGACATGGTCTGCATTGATTTAAAATGTTCTTATAAAGACAATATCCAAACCATGCTCAAACACCCTTTCACGCGCTATCCTTGTTGTGATGGTAATAAAGATAATGTCTTGGGGATGATCCACATTAAGGATGTGCTTTCGGCATCTCTGCTTGATCCGCAGGACACGCAAAATTTTAAGAATTTACTGAAAGAAATGCTGATTGTGCCCGAGAGCGCGTCTATTTCTCAGATTTTGCTCAAGATGAACAATAAACGGGTTTACACCGCCTTAGTAGTGGACGAATACGGGGGCACTTCCGGCCTGCTGACTATGGACGACATTATTAAGGAGATCATGGGTAATATTTCGGACGCTCAAGATTTGAGCAAAGAGGGCATCAAGCGTCTTGATGAAAACACTTTTGAGTGTGATGGAATGGTGGACTTGGAAAATATGGCAGAGTTGCTTAAGGTTAAATTTGACCCTGATTACGAGCAGGTTACTTTGGGGGGATATGTCTTTAGTTTATTGGAACGCCTGCCAGAGGTGGGCGATGTGGTAGGCGATGCGCATTGTATCTTTGAAGTATTGGACATGGATAAGGCGCGTATCAAAAAACTTAAATTGATGAAAAAGAATCTCTAG
- a CDS encoding inorganic phosphate transporter, protein MKAKDASPLKKAFKDLQRDNVKITLAVVFVVCIAGMSLVLGHVHIHLPLLALATVVGGYMAMNIGANDVANNVGPLVGSQAITLGMAILLAAICEVLGAVLAGADVVQSIKGKIINPAHIHDSAVFVGMMLSALLSGAIWLHLATAIGAPVSTTHSIVGGVLGAGLMAGGVGAVEWHFLGGIVASWVISPVMGGGIAMGLLAGIKHVLSDKEDKKQAAMQVMPILVGIMGMAFTWYMFAKVLNKKLPFMLQGWQDILLSFIAGLCVFWIFKSYVAKKLPGLENTRESVHTLFTYPLIFGAALLSFAHGANDVANAVGPLAAIVQSLQQWGQNTIPTSAYAPMWIMLIGGMGIALGLSLYGPKLIKTVGSEITELDKMQAFCIAMATVITVLFASKLGLPVSSTHITIGAVFGVGFLREMLHRRTLEMKQMILDAHAGEDASVIKNFLERFEKASPQQKKEMLAYLKALKKDNNTLEYSIGLSKKERKSLKKAYKSELVKRSVIKKIVTAWLITVPISTLLGALGYYLIDVFGVVGRL, encoded by the coding sequence ATGAAAGCCAAAGACGCTTCTCCACTTAAAAAAGCCTTTAAAGACCTCCAAAGAGATAATGTCAAGATCACTTTGGCTGTTGTGTTTGTGGTGTGTATCGCGGGCATGTCTTTAGTCTTAGGGCATGTGCACATACACCTTCCTTTGCTCGCTTTGGCGACTGTGGTGGGGGGGTATATGGCGATGAACATCGGGGCTAACGATGTCGCCAATAATGTAGGGCCTCTAGTGGGCTCTCAAGCGATCACTTTGGGCATGGCGATTTTACTGGCCGCTATTTGCGAAGTTTTAGGGGCTGTGCTAGCAGGTGCGGATGTGGTGCAAAGCATCAAGGGTAAAATTATCAACCCTGCACACATCCATGATAGCGCAGTTTTTGTAGGCATGATGCTCTCTGCTCTGCTTTCAGGGGCTATTTGGTTGCACTTGGCCACTGCTATTGGCGCGCCTGTTTCTACCACACACTCTATTGTAGGGGGGGTGTTGGGAGCAGGTTTGATGGCCGGAGGTGTGGGGGCTGTCGAGTGGCATTTCTTGGGAGGAATTGTAGCTAGTTGGGTCATTTCTCCGGTAATGGGGGGGGGAATTGCTATGGGTCTGCTTGCTGGCATCAAACATGTTTTAAGCGACAAAGAAGATAAAAAACAAGCTGCCATGCAAGTGATGCCCATTTTAGTGGGAATCATGGGTATGGCCTTTACTTGGTATATGTTTGCCAAAGTTTTAAACAAAAAGTTACCTTTTATGTTGCAGGGATGGCAGGACATTCTCTTAAGCTTCATAGCAGGTTTGTGTGTCTTTTGGATCTTTAAATCCTATGTTGCTAAAAAACTTCCTGGTTTAGAAAACACCAGAGAGAGTGTGCACACTCTTTTCACCTACCCGCTTATTTTTGGCGCGGCCTTGTTAAGTTTTGCGCACGGAGCTAATGATGTAGCCAATGCTGTAGGCCCTTTAGCAGCTATTGTGCAGAGTTTGCAACAATGGGGGCAGAATACCATTCCTACGAGTGCTTACGCGCCCATGTGGATCATGCTCATTGGGGGGATGGGGATCGCTTTAGGCCTAAGCCTTTATGGCCCCAAACTCATTAAAACCGTGGGGAGTGAGATTACAGAACTAGACAAAATGCAGGCTTTTTGTATCGCGATGGCGACTGTGATTACCGTGCTTTTTGCCTCTAAATTAGGTTTGCCTGTAAGCTCGACTCATATCACTATCGGAGCGGTTTTTGGGGTGGGTTTTCTGCGTGAGATGTTGCATAGGCGCACCCTAGAGATGAAGCAAATGATCTTAGATGCCCATGCTGGCGAAGATGCTAGCGTGATTAAAAATTTCTTAGAACGCTTTGAAAAGGCCAGTCCCCAACAAAAAAAGGAGATGTTAGCCTATCTTAAAGCACTCAAAAAAGATAATAATACCCTAGAGTACTCTATAGGTTTGAGTAAGAAAGAGCGCAAATCGCTCAAAAAAGCTTATAAGAGCGAGCTTGTTAAGCGTTCTGTGATCAAAAAGATTGTTACGGCTTGGCTGATCACCGTGCCTATTTCTACCCTGTTAGGAGCGCTAGGATATTATCTTATCGATGTCTTTGGTGTTGTGGGGCGACTCTAA
- a CDS encoding outer membrane protein, whose protein sequence is MRIKSPVALFLTSLLGATDGSGIFIGGGYQQGKAQLRMQDGGQRTEVDAPIRGFGLQLGYQFFIGRFVGIKAYGFFDYAHTSGIHFNRQDTASSDPIQCDFKGGSPITFPAPGVPGIPSAPKGVPVPAPKFNMPNCQVNVMGILQQLVGTNKPVEPNMLTYGGGADLIINLINNQAIALGVFGGVQLAGNSWLLATPDFSDLALTYAGLNKSPTAFQYLLNVGGRLRILKHSSVEGGIKFPMLKNNPFLQTKNEGTLYIRRLYSWYVNYTFTF, encoded by the coding sequence ATGCGCATTAAGTCGCCGGTCGCTCTTTTTTTAACCTCTCTTTTAGGAGCCACGGATGGAAGTGGAATTTTTATTGGAGGCGGTTATCAGCAAGGTAAAGCGCAGTTGCGCATGCAAGATGGAGGGCAAAGGACTGAGGTTGATGCCCCCATAAGAGGGTTTGGACTACAACTAGGTTATCAATTTTTCATAGGTAGATTTGTAGGCATTAAGGCTTATGGCTTCTTTGATTATGCCCACACTTCCGGTATTCATTTCAATCGTCAAGATACGGCTAGCTCCGATCCAATTCAATGTGATTTTAAAGGTGGGAGTCCGATTACTTTCCCTGCTCCTGGTGTTCCCGGTATTCCTAGTGCCCCTAAAGGTGTACCCGTTCCTGCCCCAAAATTTAATATGCCTAATTGCCAAGTTAATGTGATGGGTATCTTGCAACAGCTCGTTGGCACTAACAAGCCCGTTGAACCCAATATGCTTACCTATGGTGGTGGAGCGGATTTAATCATCAATCTCATCAATAACCAAGCGATCGCCTTAGGGGTATTTGGAGGTGTTCAGCTTGCAGGCAACTCTTGGCTATTGGCAACTCCGGATTTCAGTGATCTTGCTCTAACTTATGCGGGTCTTAACAAGAGCCCTACAGCCTTTCAATATCTATTGAATGTTGGAGGCAGGTTGCGTATTTTGAAACATAGTAGTGTAGAGGGAGGGATTAAGTTCCCCATGCTGAAAAACAATCCATTCTTGCAAACTAAAAATGAAGGAACACTATATATCAGGAGACTTTACTCTTGGTATGTGAACTACACTTTTACTTTCTAG
- a CDS encoding phosphorylase family protein, translated as MFVCAGRIENLLGAKSIGVGLIESAICLSRLCLLERPKELIFVGSAGAYSKEIPLLSLFKSKEAYQIEQSFAQAQSYTPLENYLEVQSALFESKKLPSAKVNSSNYIHTNQDFAKQMSCAGILLENMEFFAVLSAAQAFKIPAMGVFCVSNYVGAHAHQEFLQHSAQVKKNLETCIREF; from the coding sequence ATGTTCGTGTGTGCAGGTAGAATAGAAAACTTGTTAGGAGCTAAAAGTATCGGTGTGGGTCTTATTGAGAGTGCGATCTGCTTAAGCAGACTCTGCCTTTTAGAGAGACCTAAGGAGCTGATCTTTGTGGGCAGTGCCGGGGCGTATTCCAAAGAGATTCCTCTCTTAAGTCTTTTTAAGAGCAAGGAGGCTTATCAAATTGAGCAAAGCTTTGCACAAGCGCAGAGTTACACGCCACTAGAAAACTATCTTGAGGTGCAGAGCGCGCTTTTTGAATCTAAAAAATTGCCCTCTGCCAAGGTCAATTCGAGCAATTACATTCATACCAATCAAGACTTTGCCAAACAGATGAGTTGTGCGGGTATCCTCTTAGAAAATATGGAATTTTTTGCCGTCCTCAGCGCAGCGCAGGCGTTTAAAATTCCTGCTATGGGAGTGTTTTGCGTGAGTAACTATGTAGGAGCGCATGCCCATCAAGAATTTTTACAACACAGCGCACAAGTTAAAAAAAACTTAGAGACTTGTATTAGAGAATTTTAG
- the pseC gene encoding UDP-4-amino-4,6-dideoxy-N-acetyl-beta-L-altrosamine transaminase, protein MNPYSTQCIDQEDIESVVRALQGAHLTQGPLSRDFENALADYLGVKYVIACNSATSALLMAYKALGLSGMHAITTPISFVATTNMLLACQATPVFCDIGEDGNLDPHLLEETYQRCSDRQKIRAVISVDYGGKSVEVESIKEFCARHGLVFISDSSHALGASYKQQKVGSLADATIFSLHAIKSITTAEGGLVATDNQALYEKLQLLRSHGVRNEGFHVEVLDYGYNFRMNEIQSALGLSQLSKLDRFVAVREEIARLYDDLLADNPYAIPLHASLPSHITSSNHLYPVLLNPTLWEAKSKLLEGLLKAQIGVQVHYKPIHTFKLYQERLGAIHLPKAQDFYKATLSLPCHQKMTRALAMYTMETFLDLCQTLTAV, encoded by the coding sequence ATGAATCCCTATAGCACGCAGTGTATTGACCAAGAAGATATAGAGTCTGTGGTGCGCGCCTTGCAGGGCGCGCATTTGACACAAGGACCTTTGTCAAGAGACTTTGAGAATGCGTTAGCCGATTATTTGGGAGTAAAATATGTGATCGCTTGCAACAGCGCGACTTCAGCTCTTTTGATGGCTTACAAAGCTTTAGGACTCTCAGGAATGCATGCTATCACCACGCCTATTAGTTTTGTGGCCACTACTAACATGCTCTTGGCGTGTCAAGCAACCCCCGTATTTTGTGATATTGGCGAAGATGGTAATCTTGATCCTCATTTGCTAGAAGAAACATACCAGCGATGTTCTGATCGCCAAAAAATTAGAGCGGTTATTAGTGTGGATTATGGGGGTAAAAGTGTGGAAGTGGAATCCATTAAAGAGTTTTGCGCCCGGCATGGACTTGTTTTTATTTCAGATAGTTCTCATGCCTTAGGCGCGAGCTATAAACAACAAAAAGTAGGCTCTTTAGCCGATGCCACCATTTTTAGCCTGCATGCCATTAAATCTATCACGACTGCTGAAGGAGGCCTAGTTGCTACAGACAACCAAGCCCTCTATGAAAAACTCCAACTATTGAGATCGCATGGGGTGAGGAATGAAGGTTTTCATGTGGAGGTTTTGGATTATGGCTACAATTTTAGAATGAATGAAATTCAAAGTGCTTTGGGCCTTAGTCAACTCTCTAAACTTGATCGCTTTGTGGCTGTGCGTGAGGAAATCGCGCGTCTTTATGACGATCTTTTAGCGGATAATCCATACGCTATCCCACTGCATGCTAGCTTGCCCTCCCACATAACAAGCTCTAACCATCTCTACCCTGTTTTGCTCAACCCCACTCTTTGGGAGGCTAAATCTAAACTGCTAGAGGGGTTATTAAAGGCACAAATTGGCGTGCAAGTGCATTATAAACCCATACACACTTTTAAACTCTATCAAGAACGCCTAGGGGCGATACATTTGCCTAAAGCCCAAGATTTTTACAAAGCCACCCTCTCTCTGCCGTGCCATCAAAAGATGACACGCGCCCTAGCCATGTATACGATGGAAACTTTCTTAGATTTGTGCCAAACTTTAACTGCAGTTTAG
- a CDS encoding DUF4006 family protein has product MNGLFGLNGILGCLIVVLILLGVVGFFGFQAVKIQQTEAMHPYHLNTDKIEMFEKNHQFYQVKE; this is encoded by the coding sequence ATGAATGGTTTGTTTGGTTTAAATGGAATTTTGGGTTGTTTGATCGTGGTTCTCATTCTTTTGGGTGTTGTGGGCTTTTTTGGATTTCAGGCTGTCAAAATCCAACAAACAGAGGCCATGCATCCCTATCATCTCAATACAGATAAAATTGAGATGTTTGAGAAAAATCACCAATTCTATCAGGTTAAGGAATAG
- a CDS encoding TolC family protein, which translates to MRYLVGIVCVTGLLWGASIGNDGTQQVSLKEAWGIVLNNYDGIKAQDYAEKKAKKLSTAAKLSFLPQIDLSAFYVHLNKPVETQLLSQTTRAKLQKLDTRLATDLGKPPLSALGGGALAGGLGSALGVLNQPLLFSKENVVLGALSIIYPLYMGGARFYMSKLASLAHKESREVSRLKRLSTFQELVKIYYGLVLNREVLSVLQDVEKGHLEHYQNALKRQKAGQIARIEVLSASVAYEKSKIKTMQARDALEIANLAFNTILSKQDTSSAHFSPVANLNIHPKSLPNLNFFIQETLSSYPALKSLAIKRQSAHEMVKLQVSKFLPHFNFFGAYIMKQNNSTLTNMIPEWFVGVGARLPILTPTGRILHYQAAKIDELQTSALQSQAKKDMELLVHKTYLQCQAALREYNSLNTSIELAKENLKLQEEAFKEGMSTNSLVIDARNALSGALIEQKTSAFKYISALVDLMALGDHIDLFYDYAH; encoded by the coding sequence GTGCGGTATTTGGTTGGAATTGTATGCGTTACAGGGTTGCTTTGGGGCGCATCTATTGGGAATGATGGCACGCAACAGGTTTCCCTCAAAGAAGCTTGGGGGATTGTTTTAAACAATTATGATGGGATCAAAGCGCAGGATTATGCGGAGAAAAAGGCTAAAAAACTCAGCACGGCAGCCAAACTTTCCTTTTTGCCTCAAATTGATCTGAGTGCTTTTTATGTGCATTTAAATAAGCCGGTGGAAACACAGCTGCTCAGCCAAACTACCCGCGCAAAATTACAAAAACTTGACACAAGACTAGCTACTGATTTGGGCAAGCCACCGCTAAGTGCTCTAGGGGGGGGCGCTCTAGCTGGGGGGTTGGGAAGTGCACTGGGCGTACTAAATCAACCCCTGCTTTTTTCTAAAGAAAATGTAGTTTTGGGGGCTTTGAGTATCATTTACCCTCTCTACATGGGTGGGGCGCGCTTTTATATGAGCAAACTCGCCTCTTTAGCGCATAAAGAATCAAGGGAGGTTTCGCGCTTAAAACGGCTTTCTACTTTCCAAGAGTTGGTAAAAATTTACTATGGCTTGGTGTTGAATAGAGAAGTTTTGAGCGTGCTCCAAGATGTAGAAAAGGGACACTTAGAGCATTACCAAAACGCCCTCAAACGCCAAAAGGCAGGCCAAATCGCGCGCATAGAAGTGCTCAGTGCCTCTGTAGCCTATGAAAAAAGTAAGATCAAAACCATGCAAGCTAGAGATGCCCTAGAGATCGCCAATTTAGCCTTTAATACCATTCTTTCCAAGCAAGATACTTCTAGCGCGCATTTTAGCCCTGTAGCTAATTTAAATATCCACCCCAAGAGTTTACCCAATCTCAATTTTTTTATTCAGGAAACTTTGAGTTCTTACCCTGCTCTTAAAAGTTTGGCCATTAAAAGACAGAGCGCGCATGAAATGGTCAAATTGCAGGTGTCTAAATTCCTCCCTCATTTTAACTTTTTTGGGGCTTATATTATGAAGCAAAATAATTCCACCTTAACGAATATGATTCCAGAATGGTTTGTGGGTGTGGGGGCGCGTCTGCCTATTTTGACTCCCACAGGGCGCATCTTGCACTACCAAGCTGCTAAAATTGACGAACTCCAAACCAGCGCGCTCCAAAGTCAGGCAAAAAAAGACATGGAACTTTTGGTGCACAAAACTTATTTGCAGTGTCAAGCCGCTTTGCGCGAGTACAATAGTCTTAACACAAGCATTGAGCTGGCCAAAGAAAATTTAAAACTTCAAGAAGAGGCGTTTAAGGAAGGGATGAGCACAAACTCTTTAGTGATCGATGCGCGCAACGCCCTTTCTGGCGCGCTTATTGAGCAAAAGACGAGCGCTTTTAAATACATTAGCGCACTTGTGGACTTGATGGCTTTAGGGGATCACATCGATCTTTTCTATGATTACGCACACTAG
- the ccoP gene encoding cytochrome-c oxidase, cbb3-type subunit III codes for MEILKDHINSFALVAALVILVVTLTISSSLFKAMREKTNEGVFYNNGHQFDGIGEFLNNIPTGWVVSFLVAITWGVWYIFFGYPVFSYSQIGEYNKEVARYNESFETRWKSLSVKDLTQMGQGIFLVQCSQCHGLEATGLDNTARNLVKWGKEEGIMEVIDQGSVGLGYQAGEMPPLGLPADDAKAVASFVMAKISSLKHTRYPQLVQKGEAIFASTCASCHGPDGKGQGGMAADLTRYGTPVFLKEILEKGKKGHIGEMPSFAYRHFNEIQVNALAHYIQSLQGEE; via the coding sequence ATGGAAATCCTAAAAGATCATATTAATTCGTTCGCATTGGTCGCCGCCCTTGTGATCTTGGTCGTAACCTTGACTATCAGCTCTTCCTTGTTTAAGGCAATGCGTGAGAAGACCAATGAAGGAGTATTTTATAATAATGGGCATCAATTTGATGGTATCGGCGAGTTTCTCAATAACATCCCTACAGGTTGGGTTGTCAGTTTCTTAGTCGCTATTACTTGGGGTGTATGGTATATCTTTTTTGGTTATCCTGTGTTTAGCTACTCTCAGATTGGCGAATACAACAAAGAGGTCGCTCGCTATAATGAGAGTTTTGAGACTCGTTGGAAAAGTCTCAGTGTAAAAGACTTGACACAAATGGGACAGGGGATTTTCTTGGTCCAATGCTCACAATGCCATGGATTAGAAGCGACAGGTTTGGACAATACGGCTAGAAACTTGGTCAAATGGGGCAAGGAAGAGGGCATTATGGAGGTCATTGATCAGGGTTCTGTGGGCTTGGGTTACCAAGCAGGAGAAATGCCTCCTCTTGGATTGCCTGCTGATGACGCTAAAGCTGTGGCGAGTTTTGTAATGGCCAAGATTTCTAGTCTCAAACATACGCGATACCCTCAACTTGTCCAAAAGGGAGAGGCGATTTTTGCTAGCACATGCGCGTCATGCCATGGTCCTGATGGCAAGGGACAGGGAGGCATGGCAGCTGATTTGACTCGTTATGGCACCCCGGTTTTTTTAAAGGAAATTTTAGAAAAGGGCAAAAAAGGACATATTGGAGAGATGCCTAGTTTCGCCTACAGGCATTTCAATGAGATACAAGTGAATGCGTTAGCGCACTACATCCAATCCTTGCAAGGAGAAGAGTGA
- a CDS encoding cytochrome c oxidase, cbb3-type, CcoQ subunit, with the protein MDLDAIRGFAYVFFTILFTIFLYAYIVSMYVKDKKGITNYERYSQLALQDELHDTPIEPRSSLLQHKRG; encoded by the coding sequence ATGGATTTAGATGCGATTAGAGGGTTTGCTTATGTCTTTTTTACCATCCTTTTTACGATTTTTCTCTATGCCTACATTGTAAGCATGTATGTTAAGGATAAAAAAGGCATCACCAATTACGAGCGCTATAGCCAGCTAGCACTGCAAGATGAGTTGCATGATACACCCATCGAACCGCGTTCCTCCCTACTCCAACATAAAAGAGGCTAA